One Cydia fagiglandana chromosome 11, ilCydFagi1.1, whole genome shotgun sequence genomic region harbors:
- the LOC134669000 gene encoding large ribosomal subunit protein eL14 yields MPFARYVEPGRVALVADGPLKGKLVSVVDVIDQTRALVDGPGSGVPRQQIRLNQLHLTKFRLSFPFTAPTRVVRKAWTDAKLNEKWAESQWAQKLANKEKRAAMTDYDRFKLTSARVKRNRARTVVFKSLKVKAARAGVFGKKAVPKTKVPKPRTKKPAAKKPAKK; encoded by the coding sequence ATGCCATTCGCGAGGTACGTTGAACCAGGGCGAGTAGCCCTGGTAGCCGATGGCCCCTTGAAGGGAAAGCTTGTGAGCGTAGTCGACGTCATTGACCAGACACGCGCCCTCGTCGACGGACCCGGCAGCGGTGTCCCTCGCCAACAGATCCGCCTTAACCAGCTGCACTTGACCAAGTTCCGTCTGAGCTTCCCCTTCACAGCGCCCACCCGCGTCGTAAGGAAAGCATGGACAGACGCTAAGCTGAATGAGAAGTGGGCCGAGAGCCAATGGGCACAGAAGCTCGCTAACAAAGAGAAACGCGCCGCTATGACAGATTACGACCGTTTCAAGCTAACGTCGGCACGTGTGAAGAGGAACCGCGCGAGAACAGTGGTGTTCAAGAGCCTGAAAGTGAAGGCGGCGCGCGCCGGCGTCTTCGGCAAGAAGGCCGTCCCCAAAACGAAAGTCCCGAAGCCGCGTACCAAGAAGCCCGCCGCCAAAAAACCCGCGAAGAAGTAA